In Amycolatopsis sp. FBCC-B4732, the genomic stretch GCTGTACCCGTTCGGGAGGCCGCCGTCCCACAGGGTGGTGAGACCGCCGGCCTGGGCGTCGCTGCCCTTGAGGGCGAACCGCGAAGTCCCGTTGTTCTTCAGCACCGCCGTGACGAACTTGCTCGTGAACGCCCGCTGGTTCGGGTTCCACGTCTGGCTGCCGCCGGGGTAGAGCCCCCACTCCAGGTCGCCCTGCACCCACGGGCCGGTGCCGGAGCAGCCGCCGAACCAGCACTGCTTGCCGAAGTTGATCGCGTCCATGGCGCCGGCGGCGTCGGCCTTCCTGGTCGTTTCGCTGTTGCCGTAGTCGAAGCAGCAGCCGCTGTTGACGTGCGTCCCGCTGGTCACCATGTACATGCCCTCGGGCGCGCTGCCGGTGGGCACGCCGGTCAGGTGCCCGTCGCGCCAGTAGCTGTTGCCCGGGTTGATGTAGAGCGAGTACGCCTTCCGGCCGCCGACCGTCAGGGACTCCGAGGTCGCCTTCGCGGGACTGCTCTGGCTGGAGCCGGGGACCACGCTCGAGCCCTGGTACCACAGGTCGTTGCCCCGGCCGGACTGGTCGTAGACCACCGTGACGACGCAGGAAGTCCCGGTGCAGAAGGAATCCTGGGCCGAAGCGTCGGCGGCGCCGCCCGCGGCCACCACGCCGACGTCGCGGGTCGCGTTGTCGGACGCGCGCCGGACCTGGTACAGGTTTCCGCCGTAGGAGCCGTAAAGCGCGCGCACGGTGCTGTGCGCGGCGACGCACGGTGTCCCGCCCGAGGCGTAGATGTCGCACGGGCCCGCCCCCGAGGGCGGTGTGCTCCCGGTGCTCCACCGCTGGTTGCTCTGGCCGTGGCAGGTCCAGAGGATGACCGCGGTGCCGTTGGCCGTGCCGGCCCCGGTGACGTCGAGGCAGAGCCCGGACTGGACGCCGGTGACCGTCCCGTCGGAGTTCTGCCGCCACTGCTGGTTCGCCCCGCCGGTGCAGGACCAGATGATCACCGCCGTCCCCGGCGCGGTCCGGTTGCCGTAGGCGTCCACGCACCGCGTCCCGTTCAGCGCCCGCAGCTCACCGGCGGCGGTGAACTCGAAGGCCTGGCTCGCCTGGCCGGTGCAGTCCCGGATCTCCAGCGCGGTGCCCGGCGTGTCGACGCCGCCCTGGACGTTCAGGCACCGGCCCGACGCCACGCCGGTCAGCGCCGTCGCGGCCGCGGACGCCGGCGTCGCGCCGGTCAGCGCGGCCGCCACCATCGCGGCCAGGACCAGTACGGCCCGCACCGCGTTGACTCGAGTGGTCACGAATCCTCCTAGGGGCAACTGAGTGTTAGCGTTAACACAATCAAGCGGAAGCGCGCAGGACCAGCTCGGTGTCCAGCACCGCGCAACACGGAGTGGCCGAGCCCCCGAGCATCGCGAGCAGCTCGTCGGTCATCCGCGCGCCCATCTCCTCGATCGGCTGGCGCACGGTGGTGAGCGGCGGATCCGTGCGCAGGCCGATCGGCAGGTCGTCGAACCCGATGACGGCGACGTCGGCGGGTACCCGGCGACCGGCGCGGTGCAGCGCACGCAGCGCGCCGACCGCCATCATGTCCGAAGCCGCGAAGATGGCGTCGACGTTCGGCCGGCGCTCCAGCAGGCGCGCGGTCGCCTGCTGGCCGGACGCCTGGCCGAAGTCCCCGAAGACCACCAGCCCCCGGTCACCGTGCCCGGCACCCACCACGGCCTGCCGGTAGCCCAGCAGCCGGTCCACGCCCGCGGTCATGTCCTGCGGCCCGGCGATCGTCGCCACCGACCGCCGCCCCGCGTCGAGGAGCCGCTGGGTCGCCCGCTCGGCGCCGCCGCGGTTGTCCACGTCGACGTAGGAGAACCGGCCCGGCTCCCCCGCGCACACCGGACGGCCGCCGAACACCACCGGGATCCCGAGCCAGCCCAGGTCGAGCGGGCGGCGCCCGTGCATCCCGACGACGAGCGCCCCGTCGACGTGACCGCCGTCGAGGTAGCGCACCACCGGCGCCTGGTAGTCCTCCGTCGCGGGCACGGTCAGCAGCACCAGCTGCAGCCCCGCCGCGGTCAGCTCCCGCCCCGCACCCGCGGCGATGCGGGCGAAGAACGGGTCGGCGAACAGCCGCAGGACCTCTTCGCACACGACCAGCGCGACCGATCCGGTCGGTCCCGCCGCCCCTCGCGCGGCCCGCTGGCGGGCGTAGCCGAGCGCCGACATCGCGGACTCGACCTGCTTGCGCGTTTTCGGCCGGACCCGGGGAAAGCCGTTGAGCACGCGGGACGCGGTGGCGGTGGACACCCCCGCCGCTCGCGCGACGTCGGCCAGGGTCGGACGGAATTCGGGTGACTCGGCGATGGACACGGTGGCTCTCCCAAGACGTCGTTGTCTTCGCGGGCTCGCTCGAGGATATCGCCGGGTGCCTCAGGTGCGCTGAACCCGGAACCGCTGGTTGGCACCGCCCGACGGCGTCCACTGGGAAATCCGGGCGCCGTCGGCGGTCGAAGCTCCCCACACGTCCATCGCGAGGCCGCTCAGCCGGTTGACCAGGCCGACCACGCCCCCGCCCTGGTCGGTCACCCGCCACTGCTGGGCGGCGGCGCCGGAGTCCGGCTGCTGGCTGATGTCGGCGCCGGTGGCCGAACTCGCCACCTGCAGGACCAGGCCGCTGTGGTGGGCGCGGATGCGGTAGTAGCCGTCGCCGGAGTCGAGGAAGTCGAACTGCTGGTTCTGGCCGCCGGTCGCGGGCCACTGCTGCAGCAGCGCGCCGGCCGCGGTGGAGACGCCGCTGATGTCGAGGAGCTTGCCGCTGTGTTCGGCCGCGAGGGTGTAGTTCACGCCGACCTGCACCGGCGACCCGGACGGCGGGGTCGACGAATCGAACTGGGTGATGAACTTCCAGACCTCGCCGGACGTCCAGGTCTGCCAGCCGCTGCAGGTGCACCCGTCGCGCGGGCCGGGGTCGTGGCCGCCGTCGAAGGCGGCCCAGACCACCGGGTACCCGGCCCGGCAGCCGGAGTAGGCCGTGACGATGTGGGTGTGGCTGCCGCTCGAGGGCTCCGGCGGGTTCTGCGCGGTGCAGCCGTTGTTCCGGACGAACTGGTCGCGCAGCGAGCGGCCGGACGCGATCGGCAGGACGTTGTCGCCGATGCCGTGCATCCCGATGTAGGCGACCGCCTGGGTGCCGCCGGCGCACCCGCTGAGGTTCGCCCCGGAGTAGACCGCGACCGCGCGGAAGACGGCGGGCCGGGCGCAGGCGAGCGCGTAGCTCATCGCGCCGCCGTAGCTGAACCCGCCGGCGAAGACCTGGGAGGTGTCGACGCACAGCGCGTTCTCGAGCTGCCTCAGCAGGTCGTCGACGAACGTGACGTCCTGGCCGCCGGGGTTGGCCCAGCCGTTGCCGTTGCCCTGCGGCGCCACGAAGATCGTGGTGTTGCCCGCGGTGTCGGCGAGCCGCCGGAGCCCGTAGTAGGACCAGTTGTAGCCGTCGGTCCCACCCGAGTCGACGTCGTTGGCCGTGCCGCCGCGCCAGTGCAGCCCGACGAACAGCCGGTAGGCGTGGCTGCTGTCGTAGTTCGCGGGGACCCGCAGGATGTAGCTGCGGTTCTGGCCGCCGCTGGAGATCGTGTGGCTGCCACTCGCCAGCCCGGGGGCGGCTCCGCAGCCCGCGGTGCCCGCGGCGGGGGCGGCGGCTTGCGCGGTCCCGGCCCCGGACATCGCCACCAGCGCCCCGATCGCGGCGGACGCGAACAGACGTCTGAACTTCACCATCGCGCGAGCTCCTTTCTCGTCACAGGGGACGCCGATCAGGTCCGGGTCCACTGCTGGTTCGTGGCGTGGGTGCAGGTCCCGAGCCGAACGGCGGCGCCGTTGGCGGTCGAGGCTGCTTCGAGGCAGAGCCCCGATTGCGGCGCGGTGATCGTGCCGTCCGCGTTGACCTGCCACTTCTGGTTCGCCCCGCCGTGGCACGCCCAGATGATCGCGGCCGTGCCGGCGCTGGTCCCGCCGCCTTCGGCGTCCAGGCAGCGGAGGGTGTCGCCGGAGTAGACGGTCAGTTCCCCGGCCGCGGTGGCCGTCCACGACTGGTTCGCGCCGCCGTGGCAGTCCCACAGCTGCAGCCGCGTCCCCTGCGTGGCCGACTGGCCGGGTACGTCCAGGCACCGCCCGGCCGCGACCGACCGCACCGGGCTCCCGGTGGGTGCGCTCCCACCCGTGCTGTCGAGGCCGAGGAAGGAGATCGCGTACGCGAGCATCCCGTTCTGCGGCAGGGTGTGCCCGGTGCCCGCGATGGTGATGCCCTCGACCGGGGCCTGGGCGCCGGTGCCGCCGTAGCGGTTCCGCGTCCACGACGACTGCGGGTGGTCGGTGGCGGACGGCGTCTGGCTCAGCCCGCGCAGGGCGGTCCACTGCTTGATCTCTTCGCCGTAGTTCGGGTACGCCAGGGTGGTGTCCTGGTTCCCGTGCCACAGCTGCATCCTCGGGTAACCGCCGGAGTAGCCGGGGTACATCGCGTGGGCCTGATCGGCCCACTGCTGCGCGGACTTGACGACGTTCCCGCCCGCGCACTGGCTGTTCCACAGCGAACCGTCGGTGGTCGCGAAGCACCCGGCCGGCACGCCGGAGAACGCGGAAGCGGCGGAGAAGACGTCCGGGTACTCGGCGGCGAGGACGTTCGTCATCATGGCTCCCGATGAGAAGCCGCTGACCACGATCCGGCCCGGGTCCACGTTGTAGTGCTGGCGGGTCCAGGCGACCATCGCCATGATGCCGGTGGAGTCGCTGCCGCCGTCGCGGGTCAGGCCCGCCTTCGTGGAGACGTCGAAGCAGTGCCCGTCACGCGTCGCTTCGGGTACGACGACGAGGTAGCCGTACCGGTCGGCCGCCGTCGCGTAGTCGTGCCCGTTGCCGTTGAAGATCGCGCCCGCCGAACCGCTGCAGTAGTGCACGAGCACGAGCAGCGCCGGCTTGGCCGCCGGCTTGTCGGGCACGTAGAGGTACATGCCGAGGTTGGTCGGGTTGGCGCCGAAGCCGGTCACTCGGGTCAACGCGGCGGCCGACGCCGGGCCGGCGGTCAGCGCCACCGTCAGGGGCAGCAGGAGCAGCGTCGCGAGCAGGACGCGGATCACGTGTCTCATCGGAGGCTCCACTGCTGGTTGGCGGCCTGCGTGCCACAGGACCAGAGGATGATCTTCGTGCCGTTGGCCGTGCCCTGGGCGTTCGCGTCCACGCACAACCCCGACTGGACACCGGTGATGGTGCCGTTCGCGTTGACGTTCCACTGCTGGTTCGGCTGGCCGGTGCAGTCCCAGATGATCACCTGCGTGCCGTTGGCGGTGCCCTTGCCGGACGCGTCGAGGCACTTGTTCCCGTAGACCGTCAGCTGTTTCCCGCTCGTCGGGGTCCACTGCTGGTTGGCGGCCTGGCTGCCGCAGTCGCGCAGCTGGACCTGGGTGCCGTTCGCCGTCGAGGAGTTCGGCACCTCCACGCACCGGCCGGACTGCGTGCCGACGATCTGCTTCCCCGACGGCGGCGGGGTTCCCGGCAGGCCGACCCCGGCGCCGGTGTAGTGGATCCAGTTGACGTTGAACAGGTACGCGGCTCCGGTCTGGCCGGCGGGGTTGCGGGCGACGAAGTACAGCGTGCCGGTGCCGGTCGGGGGGTTGCTCAGGCCGGCGGTGAAGTCCTGCCAGTTCTGCCAGCCCCCGGTCCCGGTGATCGGCACCGAGGCGACCAGCGCGCCGTCCGGGGCGTTGCGGTGCACCTCCAGCGTGCCGCCGGACCCGCCCGAGGACGCCCGGACCTCGAGGCCGGTGACGCCGTTCAGCGCGAGCGGGTCGACCGACCACCAGTCGCCGTCCTGGATGAACGCCGCGCTGCTGCCGCCGCCCATCGGGTCGGTGGCGGCCTCCACGGTGACGCCCGCGGTGTCGGTGCCCTTCCCGTCGGCGGTGCGGCCGGTGGCGGTGTAGAACTCCGCCTGCTTGTGCTTGGGCTGCAGGATCACCTGCGTGCGGCCGGTGATCGGGTTGGCGCCACCGGACCCGCCCTTGTCGGTGTAGGACGCCTCGAGGACGTAGAAGATGTTGTCGTTCTCGCTGTGCCCGGACGAAAGCGTGGTCTGGATCGACGCGGTGCAGCCGGGGTACTGGTCGAGCGGGTGGCCGTGCTCGTCGTGGCCGAGGTAGGCCTGGACGGTCACCTGCCCGCAGTCGACCGTCCCGTCCTCGGGGTCGGTGACCGTGACGGCGACGTTCACCTTGTCGCCCCAGTCGAACACCCCGCCGCTCGGTGGCGTGGTGAAGGTGAGGGTGGGTGCCGTGTTGCCGGCGGTGACGGTGACGCTCGCGGTCCCGGTGGCGCCCGCCGAATTCGTCACGGTGAGCACCGCGGTGTAGTTGCCGGCGGCGTAGGTGTGACCCGGGTTCGCCGCGGTCGAGGTGGTGCCGTCACCGAAGTTCCACGAGTAGCGCAGCGCGGAGCCGCCGGAGTCGGCCGAGCCGGCGCTGCTGAAGTTCACGGTGAGCGGGGCCGGGCCGCTGGTGCGGTCCGCGGTGGCCTTCGCGACCGGCGCGGCCGAGCCGCCGCCGAGGTAGTCGACGCGGTCGATGGACGCGTCGCTGTTGCCGCCGCCGTACCCGGTCCCCCACTCGATGACGTAGAGCGCGCCGTCCGGGCCGAACTTGAAGTCCATCGGCCGGTTGAACTTCACCGACGGCAGCAGCGGGTCGATCGAGGTGACGTTCGTGCCGTTCCCGTCGAGCTGGAAGGTGTACATCGCGCTGGTGTTCCACTCGGCGAAGACCGCGCGGCCGTCGAAGTCCACCGGCCACTTGCGGGTGGAGGCGAGGTTCGGGTCGAACCGGTAGACCGGGCCGGCCATCGGCGCGCCGCCGGACAGCTGCGGGAAGTGCGCCGGGTCGGCCTGGTAGTGGTAGTAGACCTGGGCCGGGATCGCGGGCGGCAGCTTGGTCAGGCCGGTGTTGTTGGGCGAGCTGTTGGTGGGACCGCCGGCGCAGTCGAACTGCGCGCCGGACGCGCCGGTGGCGAAGTTGTACTGGTGGTAGGCCAGGTTCGGGCCGACGCAGAACGGCCAGCCGGCGTTGCCGGGCTTGCTCACGACGTCCCACTCGACGGTGTTCTGCGGGCCGCGGGTGGAACTGGCGTTGGGCGCGTCGGGGCCGTAGTTGGCCACGAGGGGGTAGCCGGTCTTGGGGTCGAGGCCCATCCGGAACGGGTTGCGCTCGCCCATCGTGTAGATCTCCGGGCGGGTGTTCGCGGTGCCGGGGGCGAACAGGTTGCCCGACGGGATCGTGTAGCTCCCGTTGGTTTCCGGGTGGATCCGCAGGACCTTGCCGGACAGGCTGTTGGTGTTGCCCGCGGTGCGTTCGGAGTCCCAGTACGCGCGCCCCGAGCGCTGGTCGAGCGGGCTGTACCCGTCGGAAGCGAACGGGTTGGTGTTGTCCCCCAGCGACAACCACAGGTTCCCGTTCTTCTTGTCGATCACCAGGCCCGCGCCGTGGTGGCAGCATTCCGCGCGCTGCACCGGGACGTCCAGCACGACCTTCTCGGTCGACTGGTCGATCGTGTCGCCGCTGACGGTGAACCGGCTCAGGCGGTCGACGTTGCCGGCGTTGTTCGGCGAGTAGTAGACGTAGATCCACTGGTTGGTCGCGAACCCGGGGTCGAGCCCGATGTTGAGCCCGCCGGACTCGTTGGCCGTGAAGACGTTCAGGTGCGTCGCGAGGACCGCGGTGCCGTTGGGCTTGACGACTTTGACGTCACCGAGGCGGTCGATGTAGAACACCCGC encodes the following:
- a CDS encoding arabinofuranosidase catalytic domain-containing protein produces the protein MTTRVNAVRAVLVLAAMVAAALTGATPASAAATALTGVASGRCLNVQGGVDTPGTALEIRDCTGQASQAFEFTAAGELRALNGTRCVDAYGNRTAPGTAVIIWSCTGGANQQWRQNSDGTVTGVQSGLCLDVTGAGTANGTAVILWTCHGQSNQRWSTGSTPPSGAGPCDIYASGGTPCVAAHSTVRALYGSYGGNLYQVRRASDNATRDVGVVAAGGAADASAQDSFCTGTSCVVTVVYDQSGRGNDLWYQGSSVVPGSSQSSPAKATSESLTVGGRKAYSLYINPGNSYWRDGHLTGVPTGSAPEGMYMVTSGTHVNSGCCFDYGNSETTRKADAAGAMDAINFGKQCWFGGCSGTGPWVQGDLEWGLYPGGSQTWNPNQRAFTSKFVTAVLKNNGTSRFALKGSDAQAGGLTTLWDGGLPNGYSPMKKQGAIVLGSGGDCCKPGGGANLSAGTFYEGAMVAGYPSDATENAVQANVVAAGYR
- a CDS encoding LacI family DNA-binding transcriptional regulator → MSIAESPEFRPTLADVARAAGVSTATASRVLNGFPRVRPKTRKQVESAMSALGYARQRAARGAAGPTGSVALVVCEEVLRLFADPFFARIAAGAGRELTAAGLQLVLLTVPATEDYQAPVVRYLDGGHVDGALVVGMHGRRPLDLGWLGIPVVFGGRPVCAGEPGRFSYVDVDNRGGAERATQRLLDAGRRSVATIAGPQDMTAGVDRLLGYRQAVVGAGHGDRGLVVFGDFGQASGQQATARLLERRPNVDAIFAASDMMAVGALRALHRAGRRVPADVAVIGFDDLPIGLRTDPPLTTVRQPIEEMGARMTDELLAMLGGSATPCCAVLDTELVLRASA
- a CDS encoding RICIN domain-containing protein — translated: MVKFRRLFASAAIGALVAMSGAGTAQAAAPAAGTAGCGAAPGLASGSHTISSGGQNRSYILRVPANYDSSHAYRLFVGLHWRGGTANDVDSGGTDGYNWSYYGLRRLADTAGNTTIFVAPQGNGNGWANPGGQDVTFVDDLLRQLENALCVDTSQVFAGGFSYGGAMSYALACARPAVFRAVAVYSGANLSGCAGGTQAVAYIGMHGIGDNVLPIASGRSLRDQFVRNNGCTAQNPPEPSSGSHTHIVTAYSGCRAGYPVVWAAFDGGHDPGPRDGCTCSGWQTWTSGEVWKFITQFDSSTPPSGSPVQVGVNYTLAAEHSGKLLDISGVSTAAGALLQQWPATGGQNQQFDFLDSGDGYYRIRAHHSGLVLQVASSATGADISQQPDSGAAAQQWRVTDQGGGVVGLVNRLSGLAMDVWGASTADGARISQWTPSGGANQRFRVQRT
- a CDS encoding PHB depolymerase family esterase, whose product is MRHVIRVLLATLLLLPLTVALTAGPASAAALTRVTGFGANPTNLGMYLYVPDKPAAKPALLVLVHYCSGSAGAIFNGNGHDYATAADRYGYLVVVPEATRDGHCFDVSTKAGLTRDGGSDSTGIMAMVAWTRQHYNVDPGRIVVSGFSSGAMMTNVLAAEYPDVFSAASAFSGVPAGCFATTDGSLWNSQCAGGNVVKSAQQWADQAHAMYPGYSGGYPRMQLWHGNQDTTLAYPNYGEEIKQWTALRGLSQTPSATDHPQSSWTRNRYGGTGAQAPVEGITIAGTGHTLPQNGMLAYAISFLGLDSTGGSAPTGSPVRSVAAGRCLDVPGQSATQGTRLQLWDCHGGANQSWTATAAGELTVYSGDTLRCLDAEGGGTSAGTAAIIWACHGGANQKWQVNADGTITAPQSGLCLEAASTANGAAVRLGTCTHATNQQWTRT
- a CDS encoding PQQ-dependent sugar dehydrogenase, giving the protein MSGFSALRRGALAVAGVLAAALVPVLTTPVGPAAAAALPPDSKFQKVTLHTETGNPMAMDVAADGRVFYIDRLGDVKVVKPNGTAVLATHLNVFTANESGGLNIGLDPGFATNQWIYVYYSPNNAGNVDRLSRFTVSGDTIDQSTEKVVLDVPVQRAECCHHGAGLVIDKKNGNLWLSLGDNTNPFASDGYSPLDQRSGRAYWDSERTAGNTNSLSGKVLRIHPETNGSYTIPSGNLFAPGTANTRPEIYTMGERNPFRMGLDPKTGYPLVANYGPDAPNASSTRGPQNTVEWDVVSKPGNAGWPFCVGPNLAYHQYNFATGASGAQFDCAGGPTNSSPNNTGLTKLPPAIPAQVYYHYQADPAHFPQLSGGAPMAGPVYRFDPNLASTRKWPVDFDGRAVFAEWNTSAMYTFQLDGNGTNVTSIDPLLPSVKFNRPMDFKFGPDGALYVIEWGTGYGGGNSDASIDRVDYLGGGSAAPVAKATADRTSGPAPLTVNFSSAGSADSGGSALRYSWNFGDGTTSTAANPGHTYAAGNYTAVLTVTNSAGATGTASVTVTAGNTAPTLTFTTPPSGGVFDWGDKVNVAVTVTDPEDGTVDCGQVTVQAYLGHDEHGHPLDQYPGCTASIQTTLSSGHSENDNIFYVLEASYTDKGGSGGANPITGRTQVILQPKHKQAEFYTATGRTADGKGTDTAGVTVEAATDPMGGGSSAAFIQDGDWWSVDPLALNGVTGLEVRASSGGSGGTLEVHRNAPDGALVASVPITGTGGWQNWQDFTAGLSNPPTGTGTLYFVARNPAGQTGAAYLFNVNWIHYTGAGVGLPGTPPPSGKQIVGTQSGRCVEVPNSSTANGTQVQLRDCGSQAANQQWTPTSGKQLTVYGNKCLDASGKGTANGTQVIIWDCTGQPNQQWNVNANGTITGVQSGLCVDANAQGTANGTKIILWSCGTQAANQQWSLR